From a region of the Halolamina sp. CBA1230 genome:
- a CDS encoding GNAT family N-acetyltransferase, with translation MTGEIDYADDDEIVVREAVPGDYPAVAAFTADTWEGGDYIPDVFPRWMESDDPDTRTFVAVDTTESPPGPAAVDAVDPADVEAVADDRAVGICQAVGLSEHEGWMQAMRVDPEYRGRRLSRALNDAGFHWLHETGRRVARNMVFSWNTGGLGASRVNGFDPGTEFRWVQPEPDADATARTDAASEIDADPDAAWSFWTDAATRDALDGLALDDTESWALSALTRERLRTVAADDRLLTVSSPDGGIGGFSFRVRTSEREDDDGETQVRGEYGVAAWDGAESCDALLAAISRDAAAVGADTTRVLIPESVDWVSDTALAGADIGDEPDFVMRADLTERHWE, from the coding sequence GTGACTGGGGAAATCGACTACGCCGACGACGACGAGATCGTGGTCCGGGAGGCGGTCCCGGGCGACTACCCCGCGGTCGCCGCGTTCACCGCCGACACGTGGGAGGGCGGTGACTACATCCCCGACGTGTTCCCGCGGTGGATGGAGTCGGACGACCCGGACACGCGGACGTTCGTCGCCGTCGACACGACCGAGTCGCCGCCCGGCCCGGCGGCGGTGGACGCCGTCGATCCGGCAGACGTCGAGGCGGTCGCCGACGATCGCGCGGTCGGGATCTGTCAGGCGGTCGGCCTCAGCGAGCACGAGGGGTGGATGCAGGCGATGCGGGTCGATCCCGAGTACCGCGGCCGACGGCTCTCGCGGGCGCTGAACGACGCCGGCTTCCACTGGCTCCACGAGACCGGCCGGCGCGTGGCGCGGAACATGGTGTTCTCCTGGAACACGGGCGGGCTCGGCGCCTCGCGGGTCAACGGGTTCGATCCCGGCACCGAGTTCCGGTGGGTCCAGCCCGAACCGGACGCCGACGCGACAGCCCGGACCGACGCCGCGAGCGAGATCGACGCCGACCCCGACGCCGCGTGGTCGTTCTGGACCGACGCGGCCACCCGTGACGCGCTCGACGGCCTCGCGCTCGACGACACGGAGTCGTGGGCGCTGTCGGCGCTGACCCGCGAGCGACTCCGGACGGTCGCGGCGGACGACCGCCTGCTGACGGTCTCCTCGCCCGACGGCGGGATCGGCGGCTTCAGCTTCCGCGTCCGGACGAGCGAGCGCGAGGACGACGACGGCGAGACGCAGGTCCGCGGGGAGTACGGCGTCGCGGCGTGGGACGGTGCCGAGTCCTGCGACGCGCTGCTGGCGGCGATCAGTCGCGACGCCGCGGCGGTCGGTGCCGACACGACGCGCGTGCTGATCCCCGAATCGGTCGACTGGGTCAGCGACACGGCGCTCGCTGGCGCCGACATCGGCGACGAGCCGGACTTCGTGATGCGCGCGGACCTGACCGAGCGCCACTGGGAGTAG
- a CDS encoding DUF106 domain-containing protein, whose amino-acid sequence MVRTEKRVRELVSEDPEMRDVVETVLDRADDGEVAWTDVKGEIESGQWGRLIEKEVLVEGETGFRVEDPEAAREALESDDELTSSSVDLDDVESTSWSKWDKLAGLGTVLFMIGYAYTPIRNAVGETIDLGLGPLLDVLPFYAVVLLLAMTTGLYSTVLRALLMDMDKMSMYQDRMKDIQERRKEAKERGDDAAMQKIQEEQMEAMGDQLGMFKEQFRPMAWIMFLTIPVFLWMYWAIGARGASSHHVLTDVVFPIWGTLEWTEPMLGPIRPWIFWYFLCSTASIQIIQKAMDIEMTPST is encoded by the coding sequence ATGGTACGGACCGAGAAACGCGTCCGCGAACTCGTCTCGGAGGATCCCGAGATGCGCGACGTCGTCGAGACGGTGCTCGATCGCGCCGACGACGGCGAGGTCGCCTGGACGGACGTGAAAGGTGAAATCGAGAGCGGGCAGTGGGGCCGGCTGATCGAGAAGGAGGTGCTCGTCGAGGGCGAGACCGGGTTCCGCGTCGAGGACCCCGAGGCCGCCCGCGAGGCGCTCGAGAGCGACGACGAGCTCACCAGCTCGTCGGTCGACCTCGACGACGTCGAGAGCACGTCCTGGTCGAAGTGGGACAAGCTGGCCGGCCTGGGGACGGTGCTGTTCATGATCGGCTACGCGTACACCCCGATCCGGAACGCGGTCGGCGAGACCATCGACCTCGGGCTGGGCCCGCTGCTGGACGTGCTGCCGTTCTACGCGGTCGTGCTGCTGCTGGCGATGACGACCGGGCTCTACTCGACGGTGCTTCGGGCGCTGTTGATGGACATGGACAAGATGAGCATGTACCAGGACCGGATGAAGGATATCCAGGAGCGCCGGAAGGAGGCGAAGGAGCGCGGCGACGACGCCGCGATGCAGAAGATCCAGGAGGAGCAGATGGAGGCGATGGGCGACCAGCTCGGCATGTTCAAAGAGCAGTTCCGCCCGATGGCGTGGATCATGTTCCTCACCATCCCGGTGTTCCTCTGGATGTACTGGGCGATCGGCGCCCGGGGTGCGAGCAGCCACCACGTGCTGACCGATGTCGTGTTCCCGATCTGGGGCACCCTCGAGTGGACCGAGCCGATGCTCGGGCCGATCCGGCCGTGGATCTTCTGGTACTTCCTCTGCTCGACGGCGTCGATCCAGATCATCCAGAAGGCGATGGACATCGAGATGACGCCGTCGACCTGA
- a CDS encoding endonuclease V — MELAHPEFRPDPELSREEMEALQREIADAATFTDDLPFDPDTVGVDGPVEADSTGNERLGSSDAPVIVGIDQAFLDERAVSAIVAIQDGTVIERTHAVTPLEIPYIPGLLAFREGGPILAAFEELAVDPDLAVFDGSGRIHFRQAGIATHVGVALDLPSIGVAKSLLCGTPREPTDDRPAGWSTPIESGESVVDRRETTEKRTERDRRSRRKPAARPPATGSETTREQDVEAPEGTVIGHAYQSRQWDRAQSINPLYVSPGHRVSAATTVQLVDALCAGYKLPEPTRLADRYADDVKAEYE, encoded by the coding sequence GTGGAGCTCGCCCACCCGGAGTTCCGGCCCGATCCCGAACTCTCCCGTGAAGAGATGGAGGCGCTCCAGCGTGAGATCGCCGACGCCGCGACGTTCACCGACGACCTGCCGTTCGACCCCGACACGGTGGGCGTGGACGGCCCCGTCGAGGCCGACAGCACCGGCAACGAGCGGCTCGGCAGCAGCGACGCGCCGGTGATCGTCGGCATCGATCAGGCGTTCCTCGACGAGCGCGCGGTGTCGGCGATCGTGGCGATCCAGGACGGCACCGTGATCGAGCGAACCCACGCGGTGACGCCGCTCGAGATTCCCTACATCCCGGGGCTGCTCGCGTTCCGCGAGGGCGGACCGATCCTCGCGGCGTTCGAGGAACTCGCCGTCGATCCCGACCTCGCGGTGTTCGACGGCTCGGGCCGGATCCACTTCCGGCAGGCCGGCATCGCGACCCACGTCGGCGTCGCGCTGGACCTGCCGAGCATCGGCGTCGCGAAGAGCCTCCTCTGTGGGACGCCCCGGGAACCGACGGACGATCGGCCCGCGGGCTGGTCGACGCCGATCGAGTCAGGGGAGAGCGTGGTCGACCGGCGGGAGACCACGGAGAAGCGAACGGAGCGGGACCGAAGGTCCCGCAGGAAGCCGGCGGCAAGGCCGCCGGCGACGGGGAGTGAAACGACCCGCGAGCAGGACGTCGAGGCACCGGAGGGAACCGTGATCGGCCACGCCTACCAGTCCCGGCAGTGGGACCGAGCCCAGTCGATCAACCCGCTCTACGTCTCGCCCGGACACCGCGTCTCGGCGGCGACGACGGTCCAACTGGTCGACGCGCTGTGTGCGGGGTACAAGCTGCCGGAGCCGACGCGGCTGGCGGATCGGTACGCCGACGACGTGAAGGCGGAGTACGAGTAG
- a CDS encoding TRC40/GET3/ArsA family transport-energizing ATPase, whose amino-acid sequence MSEIDVEPVDSVEDEESVDVESSGHDAPETIDVETALPESVDAPEYVLYGGKGGVGKTTCAAATALASAAAGTKTLVVSTDPAHSLSDTLDVDIPAQPSRLREDVPLWGVEIDPDAAMEEGFFAAQQEEGPVGDIAGMLGEGAGMESLLGGTMPGADEAAAMQKLIEHMDDPRFDRVVVDTAPTGHTLRLLQLPEMLDTMVGRMMKLRQQFSGMMDGIKGMFGGGEGDDAAGREDLDELKERIERLRTLLRDPERTDFRVVMVPETMSVTESERLVNRLDEFDIPVSTLVVNRVMEDPADVADLDDIADDWIVTPSLEDCEFCQRRWNVQQDALGRASDLYRGRDVKRVPLLADDVRGEAALRVVAACLD is encoded by the coding sequence ATGAGCGAGATCGACGTGGAGCCGGTCGACTCCGTCGAGGACGAGGAGTCAGTCGACGTGGAGTCGTCCGGCCACGACGCCCCGGAGACGATCGACGTCGAGACTGCCCTCCCCGAGAGCGTGGACGCGCCGGAGTACGTCCTCTACGGCGGCAAAGGCGGCGTCGGCAAGACCACCTGCGCGGCGGCGACGGCGCTAGCCTCCGCCGCGGCCGGGACGAAGACGCTCGTGGTTTCGACCGACCCCGCGCATTCGCTGTCGGACACGCTGGACGTCGACATCCCGGCCCAGCCCAGCCGACTCCGCGAGGACGTGCCGCTGTGGGGCGTCGAGATCGATCCCGACGCCGCGATGGAGGAGGGGTTTTTCGCCGCCCAGCAGGAGGAGGGGCCGGTCGGCGACATCGCGGGGATGCTCGGCGAGGGCGCGGGGATGGAGTCCCTGCTCGGGGGCACGATGCCCGGCGCCGACGAGGCCGCGGCGATGCAGAAGCTGATCGAGCACATGGACGATCCGCGGTTCGACCGCGTCGTCGTCGACACGGCGCCGACGGGCCACACGCTGCGCCTGCTCCAGCTGCCGGAGATGCTCGACACGATGGTCGGCCGGATGATGAAGCTCCGCCAGCAGTTCTCGGGGATGATGGACGGCATCAAGGGGATGTTCGGCGGCGGCGAGGGCGACGACGCGGCGGGCCGCGAGGACCTCGACGAACTCAAGGAGCGCATCGAGCGCCTGCGCACGCTGCTCCGGGACCCCGAGCGCACGGATTTCCGGGTCGTGATGGTGCCCGAGACGATGAGCGTCACCGAGTCCGAACGGCTCGTAAACAGGCTTGACGAGTTCGACATCCCCGTGAGCACGCTCGTCGTCAACCGCGTGATGGAGGACCCCGCCGACGTGGCGGATCTGGACGATATCGCCGACGACTGGATCGTTACGCCGAGCCTGGAGGACTGTGAGTTCTGCCAGCGACGATGGAACGTGCAGCAGGACGCGCTGGGCCGGGCGAGCGACCTGTACCGCGGGCGGGACGTGAAGCGCGTGCCGCTGCTGGCCGACGACGTGCGCGGTGAGGCGGCGTTGCGGGTCGTTGCGGCGTGTCTGGACTGA
- the gpmI gene encoding 2,3-bisphosphoglycerate-independent phosphoglycerate mutase → MDAALVVLDGWGLAPDDQAGQDAVGASATPNFDALREAGAFGAMIAHGRRVGLPEGQMGNSEVGHTHLGAGRVVKQPYTRINDAIDDGELGEIDAITDAFAHAAENDGRVHFAGLVSDGGVHSDQAHLHALIELAAERGVDAVTHAFTDGRDTPPESGVEFLGDLQEVIDEHGTGHVATVTGRYYAMDRDHNWERTRETYDAIVNREARYETDSAVAAVAESYERGDTDEFVEPTLIAGGPALEDGDSVISFNFRADRTRQLCRLLGGVNTDGWPFDLDRPDIRLTTMTRYEETYPFPVAFPPNDPDETLGELWADAGMAQLRVAESEKEPHVTYFFNGGRESPFPGETRRIVASPDVATYDLQPEMSAPEVTDAAVAAIADDEPHPDALVLNYANPDMVGHTGDFDAAVEAVEAVDRELGRLAETLADAGAHLLVTADHGNADDMGTPESPHTAHTFNPVPVIYVSPDGDADGRTIRDGGSLPDVAPTILSLLGMEQPDVMTGESLFE, encoded by the coding sequence ATGGACGCAGCACTCGTGGTGCTCGACGGCTGGGGGCTTGCCCCCGACGATCAAGCCGGTCAGGACGCCGTCGGCGCGTCCGCGACGCCGAACTTCGATGCGCTCCGCGAGGCGGGCGCGTTCGGAGCGATGATCGCCCACGGCCGCCGGGTCGGCCTCCCCGAGGGACAGATGGGCAACAGCGAAGTCGGCCACACCCACCTCGGCGCGGGCCGGGTGGTCAAACAGCCCTACACCCGGATCAACGACGCCATCGACGACGGCGAACTGGGTGAGATCGACGCGATCACCGACGCGTTCGCCCACGCCGCCGAGAACGACGGCCGCGTCCACTTCGCGGGCCTCGTCAGCGACGGCGGCGTCCACTCGGATCAGGCCCACCTCCACGCGCTGATCGAACTCGCGGCCGAACGCGGCGTCGACGCCGTCACCCACGCGTTCACCGACGGGCGGGACACGCCGCCCGAGAGCGGCGTCGAGTTCCTCGGCGACCTCCAAGAGGTGATCGATGAGCACGGAACTGGCCACGTCGCCACCGTCACGGGGCGGTACTACGCGATGGACCGCGACCACAACTGGGAGCGCACCAGGGAGACGTACGACGCCATCGTAAATCGTGAGGCACGATACGAAACCGACTCCGCGGTGGCCGCGGTCGCGGAGAGCTACGAGCGCGGCGACACCGACGAGTTCGTCGAACCGACGCTTATCGCGGGCGGTCCAGCACTGGAAGACGGCGACTCGGTGATCTCGTTCAACTTCCGGGCCGACCGCACCCGGCAGCTCTGTCGCCTCCTCGGCGGCGTGAACACCGACGGCTGGCCGTTCGACCTCGACCGCCCCGATATCCGGCTGACGACGATGACCCGCTACGAGGAGACGTACCCGTTCCCGGTCGCGTTCCCACCCAACGACCCCGACGAGACGCTGGGGGAGCTGTGGGCCGACGCGGGGATGGCCCAGCTGCGGGTCGCCGAGAGCGAGAAGGAGCCCCACGTCACCTACTTCTTCAACGGCGGCCGGGAGTCGCCGTTCCCGGGGGAGACGCGCCGGATCGTCGCCTCGCCGGACGTGGCAACGTACGACCTCCAGCCCGAGATGTCGGCGCCGGAGGTGACCGACGCCGCCGTCGCGGCGATCGCGGACGACGAGCCTCACCCGGACGCGCTCGTCCTCAACTACGCGAACCCGGACATGGTGGGCCACACCGGTGACTTCGACGCCGCCGTGGAAGCGGTGGAGGCGGTTGACCGCGAACTCGGCCGCCTCGCGGAGACCCTCGCCGACGCGGGCGCACACCTGCTCGTGACCGCCGACCACGGCAACGCAGACGACATGGGAACACCCGAATCCCCCCACACCGCCCACACGTTCAACCCCGTCCCGGTGATCTACGTTTCGCCCGACGGCGACGCTGATGGGCGGACGATCCGCGACGGTGGCTCGCTGCCCGACGTGGCGCCGACGATCCTCTCGCTGCTGGGAATGGAGCAGCCCGACGTGATGACCGGCGAGTCGCTGTTCGAGTAG
- a CDS encoding TVP38/TMEM64 family protein, translating to MQRRTRAAIGVAVLLAVGLGAALTSPRWLLSRLDWLAADPLRFGAALVALALIRPLLAWPTTLIAVVVGYGWGLRGLPVALALIALTSVPPFLLARRSADGGRFAIAGARAVDATGDLRSVIVSRLLPAPSDVVSVGVGLSGVPLRAFVVGTAIGELPWAVAGIVAGQSIERVLREGLGAVIDPQLILAAGVAAVLLLAGPAYRHFRDRPNELG from the coding sequence GTGCAGCGACGTACTCGCGCGGCGATAGGGGTCGCGGTCCTCCTCGCCGTCGGCCTCGGCGCCGCGCTCACCTCGCCGCGGTGGCTGCTCTCGCGGCTGGACTGGCTGGCGGCGGACCCGTTGCGGTTCGGCGCCGCGCTGGTCGCGCTGGCGCTGATCCGCCCGCTGCTCGCCTGGCCGACCACGCTGATCGCGGTCGTCGTCGGCTACGGCTGGGGGCTGCGCGGGCTCCCGGTCGCGCTGGCGCTGATCGCGCTCACCAGCGTGCCGCCGTTCCTGCTCGCCCGACGCTCAGCCGACGGCGGGCGGTTCGCGATCGCGGGCGCGAGAGCCGTCGACGCGACCGGCGACCTGCGGAGCGTGATCGTCAGTCGCCTACTCCCGGCACCCTCGGACGTCGTCTCGGTCGGCGTCGGCCTCTCGGGCGTCCCCCTGCGGGCGTTCGTCGTGGGCACAGCGATCGGCGAACTCCCGTGGGCCGTCGCGGGCATCGTCGCCGGACAGTCGATCGAGCGCGTGCTCCGAGAGGGGCTGGGCGCCGTGATCGACCCACAGCTGATCCTCGCGGCCGGCGTCGCGGCCGTGCTCCTGCTGGCCGGGCCGGCATACCGCCACTTCCGAGATCGGCCGAACGAACTCGGCTGA
- a CDS encoding adenylate kinase, producing the protein MADHHILLLGPPGAGKGTQAKKLCEEYDLDHVSTGDALRANKDMETEYGTPRSFMEAGELVPDEVVNEVLETALENADGYVLDGYPRNLDQVEFLDDATDLDYVFFLDVGRETLVERLTGRRVDPETGENYHVKFDMPEDEEVRERLVQRDDDEEDVVRERLEVYEENTEPVIEHYREGGDLIEVDGEGAPEDVFERLTDAIEDDD; encoded by the coding sequence ATGGCCGACCACCACATTCTGCTGCTGGGGCCGCCCGGCGCCGGCAAGGGGACGCAGGCGAAGAAACTCTGTGAGGAGTACGATCTCGACCACGTCTCGACGGGCGACGCGCTGCGGGCGAACAAGGACATGGAGACGGAGTACGGCACGCCGCGCAGCTTCATGGAGGCGGGCGAGCTCGTCCCCGACGAAGTGGTGAACGAAGTGCTCGAGACCGCGCTCGAAAACGCCGACGGCTACGTGCTCGACGGCTACCCGCGCAACCTCGACCAGGTCGAGTTCCTCGACGACGCGACCGACCTCGACTACGTGTTCTTCCTCGACGTGGGCCGCGAGACGCTGGTCGAGCGCCTCACCGGCCGCCGGGTCGACCCGGAGACCGGCGAGAACTACCACGTGAAGTTCGACATGCCCGAGGACGAGGAAGTCCGCGAGCGACTGGTCCAGCGCGACGACGACGAGGAGGACGTCGTGCGCGAGCGCCTGGAAGTGTACGAGGAGAACACCGAACCCGTGATCGAACACTACCGCGAGGGCGGCGACCTGATCGAGGTCGACGGCGAGGGCGCCCCGGAAGACGTGTTCGAGCGGCTGACCGACGCGATCGAGGACGACGACTGA
- a CDS encoding ArsR family transcriptional regulator, whose product MDSAVLLNLLGNENRRRILRLLSHKSCYVTEISEYLGVSPKAVIDHLRKLEEAGLVESHTDDQRRKYFHIARAVRLEVSVSPHSFGAKSAYPASRGLDMAGRCTHLEIDIDDQPEGDGLDGLAKEFDRLQSLERELSLAQRWVDGRLNEVLDRLNGHIGAEADSRFYAAVLSAVVTTDGSLQAITEEIDADAGAVEDALEQLTERGLLREVDEAGEWELA is encoded by the coding sequence ATGGACTCGGCGGTACTGCTGAACCTTTTGGGTAACGAGAACCGCCGGCGTATCCTGCGGCTGCTCTCGCACAAGTCCTGTTACGTCACGGAGATCAGCGAGTACCTCGGTGTGAGCCCGAAGGCGGTGATCGACCACCTGCGGAAGCTGGAGGAGGCCGGGCTGGTCGAGAGCCACACCGACGACCAGCGGCGGAAGTACTTCCACATCGCCCGCGCGGTCCGGCTGGAGGTCAGCGTCTCGCCGCACAGCTTCGGCGCCAAGAGCGCCTACCCGGCGAGTCGCGGTCTCGACATGGCCGGGCGCTGCACGCATCTGGAGATCGACATCGACGACCAGCCCGAGGGCGACGGGCTGGACGGGCTGGCAAAGGAGTTCGACCGACTCCAAAGCCTCGAACGCGAGCTCTCGCTGGCCCAACGCTGGGTCGACGGCCGGCTGAACGAGGTGCTCGACCGCCTCAACGGCCACATCGGCGCGGAGGCCGACTCGCGGTTCTACGCCGCGGTGCTGTCGGCGGTCGTCACCACCGACGGGTCGCTCCAGGCGATCACCGAGGAGATCGACGCCGACGCCGGCGCGGTCGAGGACGCACTGGAGCAGCTGACCGAGCGGGGGTTGTTGCGCGAAGTCGACGAAGCGGGCGAGTGGGAGCTGGCGTAG
- the gatD gene encoding Glu-tRNA(Gln) amidotransferase subunit GatD, with translation MNPGDRVRVDRDGATDEGVLMPTTDEDHLVLKLDGGYNVGIAREGADVEVVESDVYDIEESEAGGGEASEIEFDDDLPTVALVSTGGTIASTVDYRTGAVTARFDAEDVLRAVPELAGRANYRGRVVADILSENMTPAIWQELAEAVREEIEAGADGVVVMHGTDTMQFSAAALSYMLDTPVPIVFTGSQRSADRPSSDNVMNAVCSVEAATSDAAEVMVCMHGTPSDDYCALHRGTRVRKNHTSRRDAFETVGSEPLGTVDYEAAKDGKGDAAGVSFDDEYDERGGTDLAIHPDLATDVELVKPTPGMDPAAWEYLDGKEGVIVEGTGLGHVHTDLIPRLEELVADGAVVAMTSQCIEGRVCDRVYDTGRDLLDAGVVEAGDTLPGTAKVKLMWAIANTHNPADAMGRDLEGELTEESQPWT, from the coding sequence ATGAACCCAGGGGACCGCGTCCGCGTCGACCGCGACGGCGCGACCGACGAGGGCGTCCTGATGCCCACGACCGACGAGGACCACCTCGTGCTCAAACTCGATGGCGGCTACAACGTCGGGATCGCCCGCGAGGGGGCCGACGTGGAGGTCGTCGAGTCGGACGTGTACGACATCGAGGAGAGCGAGGCCGGCGGCGGCGAGGCCTCCGAGATCGAGTTCGACGACGACCTGCCGACGGTCGCGCTTGTCTCGACCGGCGGGACGATCGCCTCGACCGTCGACTACCGCACCGGCGCCGTGACCGCCCGCTTCGACGCCGAGGACGTGCTGCGGGCCGTCCCCGAACTCGCGGGCCGGGCGAACTACCGCGGCCGCGTGGTCGCGGACATCCTGAGCGAGAACATGACCCCCGCCATCTGGCAGGAGCTCGCCGAGGCGGTGAGGGAGGAGATCGAAGCCGGCGCCGACGGCGTGGTCGTGATGCACGGCACCGACACGATGCAGTTCTCGGCGGCCGCGCTCTCGTACATGCTGGACACGCCGGTGCCGATCGTCTTCACGGGCAGCCAGCGCTCGGCGGACCGCCCCTCCTCGGACAACGTGATGAACGCGGTCTGTTCGGTCGAAGCGGCGACTTCCGACGCCGCCGAGGTGATGGTCTGTATGCACGGCACACCCTCCGACGACTACTGCGCGCTCCACCGTGGCACGCGCGTCCGGAAGAACCACACCTCGCGGCGCGACGCGTTCGAGACCGTCGGCAGCGAGCCGCTGGGCACCGTCGACTACGAGGCCGCGAAGGACGGCAAGGGCGACGCCGCGGGCGTCTCCTTCGACGACGAATACGATGAACGCGGGGGGACCGACCTCGCGATCCATCCCGACCTGGCGACCGACGTGGAGCTGGTCAAACCGACCCCCGGCATGGACCCTGCCGCGTGGGAGTACCTCGACGGGAAAGAGGGCGTGATCGTCGAGGGGACCGGGCTCGGCCACGTGCACACGGACCTGATCCCGCGGCTGGAGGAACTGGTCGCGGACGGCGCCGTGGTCGCGATGACCTCCCAGTGCATCGAGGGGCGGGTCTGTGACCGCGTGTACGACACCGGCCGGGACCTGCTCGACGCCGGCGTCGTGGAGGCGGGCGATACGCTCCCCGGCACGGCGAAGGTGAAGCTGATGTGGGCGATCGCGAACACGCACAACCCGGCGGACGCGATGGGACGGGACCTCGAAGGCGAACTGACCGAGGAGTCACAGCCCTGGACGTGA
- a CDS encoding SDR family oxidoreductase, whose amino-acid sequence MRPETVLITGCSSGIGRATAEAFLDDGWTVYATARDPDDIDGLGEHENCVVDELDVTDDSDVRNVVNRMLRNEDRIDCLVNNAGYAQFGPTEEVPVEAVEDQFAVNVYGPHRLTRAVLPHMREAGAGTVVNLSSVAGRVSVPGGGAYAGSKFALEAMTDALRWEVEGHDIDAVLVEPGPVRTQFDERADEETDRTERTGAYEWFWSAFEDTEALGGGGPGAVEPEDVATTIVDAANLTNPPARMPVGTVAELLVKTRFLPDSVRDLAVRFARKRFA is encoded by the coding sequence ATGCGACCGGAGACGGTGTTGATCACTGGCTGTTCGTCGGGCATCGGCCGCGCCACCGCCGAGGCGTTCCTCGACGACGGCTGGACGGTGTACGCGACCGCCCGGGACCCCGACGATATCGACGGCCTGGGCGAGCACGAGAACTGCGTGGTCGACGAACTCGACGTGACCGACGACAGCGACGTGCGCAACGTCGTGAACCGGATGCTCCGCAACGAGGACCGGATCGACTGCCTGGTCAACAACGCGGGGTACGCCCAGTTCGGTCCGACCGAGGAGGTGCCCGTGGAGGCCGTCGAGGACCAGTTCGCGGTGAACGTCTACGGCCCGCACCGCCTCACGCGGGCGGTGCTGCCGCACATGCGCGAGGCCGGGGCGGGGACGGTCGTGAACCTCTCCTCGGTCGCCGGGCGGGTGTCGGTGCCCGGCGGCGGCGCCTACGCGGGGTCGAAGTTCGCGCTGGAGGCGATGACCGACGCGCTGCGCTGGGAGGTCGAGGGCCACGACATCGACGCCGTGCTGGTCGAACCCGGCCCGGTGCGGACGCAGTTCGACGAGCGGGCGGACGAGGAGACCGACCGCACCGAGCGCACCGGCGCCTACGAGTGGTTCTGGTCGGCGTTCGAGGACACCGAGGCGCTGGGGGGTGGCGGTCCGGGGGCGGTCGAACCCGAGGACGTGGCGACGACGATCGTCGACGCCGCAAACCTCACGAACCCGCCCGCACGGATGCCCGTGGGGACCGTCGCGGAGCTGCTGGTGAAGACGCGGTTCCTGCCGGATTCGGTGCGGGATCTGGCGGTGCGGTTCGCGCGGAAGCGGTTCGCGTAA
- a CDS encoding class I SAM-dependent methyltransferase — protein MDDPPATPVDDDAVDVAVTATTYAENAPDLVEKYLDFSLFERHGDAFRDALPTPRDRPPRVLDVGCGPGADTAPMADAGLDVVGLDLTPQFLHEAREQAPDARLLRGDMRALPVATATFEGLWSSAAFLHLPRSEATPTLDGFHRVLAPRGALLLSVMASETRDADAVELPDGRRFTFWQEESIRDRLREAGFAEVRALGGEENWHALLAVRD, from the coding sequence ATGGACGACCCGCCAGCGACCCCCGTCGACGACGACGCCGTGGACGTGGCCGTGACGGCGACGACGTACGCCGAGAACGCCCCCGACCTCGTCGAGAAGTACCTCGACTTCTCGCTGTTCGAGCGCCACGGCGACGCCTTCCGCGACGCGCTGCCCACCCCCCGAGACCGTCCGCCCCGCGTCCTCGATGTGGGGTGTGGCCCCGGCGCCGACACGGCGCCGATGGCTGACGCCGGCCTCGACGTGGTCGGCCTCGATCTGACGCCGCAGTTCCTCCACGAAGCCCGCGAGCAGGCCCCGGACGCGCGGTTGCTCCGGGGCGACATGCGGGCGCTCCCGGTCGCGACGGCGACGTTCGAGGGGCTCTGGAGCAGCGCCGCGTTCCTCCATCTCCCGCGCTCGGAAGCAACCCCGACGCTCGACGGCTTCCACCGCGTACTCGCCCCCCGCGGCGCCCTGCTGCTCTCGGTGATGGCGAGCGAGACCCGCGACGCCGACGCCGTGGAACTCCCCGACGGCCGGCGGTTCACGTTCTGGCAGGAGGAGTCGATCCGTGACCGTCTCCGCGAGGCCGGGTTCGCGGAGGTCCGCGCGCTCGGGGGCGAAGAAAACTGGCACGCTCTCCTCGCGGTCCGGGACTGA